CCTGTGCAATGTGAGTCTCCACCTTTCCGCTCTGCAGAGTCTGTGTCCGTGGCTCCACACCTGACCACTAAGCCCTCACTCGCCGTGTCCTGTGTTCAGTAACGGAAGCACCCAGCTCCAGGTAGAGTTAGCATCCTGTCTGGTGTAACTGACGCCCAGAGGCTGGATGCTGACAACCCTGCAGAGATGTATTTCTCAGTCATGGAGTAAGCCTAAAGGGGAGCTCACTCTTGGCAGGGGGCTTGTGCCCAGGCAGCAGCCCAGGGACCTGCGTTCTTTTCCACGAGACTGACCAGCAGCATGGCCTTGCTGTCCCCAGCAGCAGTGGTGGAATGGGAAAGACAGAGCCTGGAAGGAGGCTCCCGCACTTCCACACACAGTCTGTTGGCTGGAACTCAGACCCGAGGCACGTCAGCTACAGGGAGGTTGGCAGGAGCAGCTGCGTGTCCCCACATTGTGAGCAAACTCTACCACACCTCCTGGCTGTCCTTCACCTGGCTCCAGGCTCCTCTCCAGGCTCATTTCCTGCCGCCCTCACTTCCAGACATGGGCAACCTCAAAAGATGCCTTCAGCTCCCTCACTGCTGGGCCTTTGCTCTTGCCGTTTAGTCTACccagagcttttgtttcctttattgcTCCATCTGTTCATCTATCTGTCCGTTGGTCCATCGATCCATCCAAGAAACACTGCTGAGCATGAAATCTGTGTTAGGCACTGCTCTGGTCTGGGGTTATCAAAATGAGCACAGTGGAACATAAACTACTGTCCTCATGGGGCTTGTATCCTAGGAGTGTGACGCAGACAACAAGTAATAAGCTAAAATAAACCAGTTTTATATAatgtaagaagaaagaaatgactgTAAAAACTAGAGCAGAGTAAGGGAATCAGGAGGGGTAGGTCACAACTTAAAGGCAGGGCAGGCTCTGGGAAAGGAGGCCTCCCTAAGAAGGTGACAGCTGGGCACAGACCTGAAGGAGGCCAGGTAGGGAAACACAAGGATGGCTGGGAAAAGAGCATTCTGTGCAGATGGAGCTGcatgtacaaaggccctgaggtgggactgACTTTGAGGTCTGAAGAACAGCAGGGAGGCCTATGTGGCCGCAGCGTGGTAGGAGATGAGGGGGGGCCTGTGGGGGCCACTTCCTATGGGGCCTGTAAGCTGACCCCTTCACAATGCCCACCTGTCTTTAGCTTTCCACCTAGATATTCCTTCCAGGGCCCTCTGCACTGGGGTAGGTGCCTTGTCTGTGAATGCCCACAGCCCTGTCACAGTCTTCTTCCTGGGTGTGTGCTTCCcactcctgccctgccctgccaggTCCCCTGATGATGGACTCCCTCTGCCTTGCTCACCCTCACATCCTCACTAGACACATACTGGGTACTCCACATGGGAATGGGATTGGCCTCCTGAACGCAGGGTCTCCACATATAAAAGGAGGAAGGCTCTCCTTTCACGGGCAAATTCAGCTTGGGAGCTAGGAATGAAGGGACGTGCTTCTCTGACCTAGTTCATCCCTTTAGTTGGCCTTTTTGTCTTAACAGATTAAAACACCCATAACTTCTTTTTTCCCCGACTCTCCTTATTCTAGATTCCAGAATGACCATGCAGAGGCGTATTCCTGTCCGGTCTCAGCGTCTTTCCTCATCTGACCTGTGACTTCATCATGAAGAGCCTTTAGAAAgaagcctctttaaaaaaaaaaaaaaaaaaaaaaaatttatttatttatttgacaaagagagagagagaccacaagtaggcagagaggcaggcagagagagaggaggaagcaggctccctgctaagcagagagcccaagatggggctcaatcccaggaccctgagaccatgacctgagctgaaggcagaggcttaacccactgagctacccagatgccccagaaagaAGCCTCTTGAAGGATCCTCCCTTGACCTCATGCGTTCCACCCTCTCCCAAATTCAGAGGATTGCTGGATCTCACCCATAGATCTCCCACCGAAACCCCTGATCCACGGCCTACAAGGGCCCTGTCACCTATGAGAAGTTCGTGACACAGCAGCCCATGACGCGCCCGCACCGTGATGACTGAGCGCCTCCAAACGTCAGGGGCCATTCTGACAGCCATTTGGAGGCGGCCGGGCACTGGGAGCTGTCATTCTCCATCACACCGTCTTCCACCATTGGCATAGAGGGATCAGCATGGTATCAGATGCCCTGCCCCTCGCTGGCAAGAATATTCCATCCTGGCTACTTGTCCGAGGGCGTCCACATCCCTTCATCCCCTGGATCGCACCTGCACCCACACGTCCCAGAGCCCTCGGCAGCGGGCAGCCTGTTCACTTCTGCCCAAAGGAGCACCGGCATGAGCCCAGAGGATGGTGAAAGCGAGTTTCTGGACCTGGAGCGTTTTGGCAGTGGTGGTGGCAGCAGGCACGGGTAGGCACCCACTGCGAGATTTGGTTCAGGTAGCGGAGTCCTGGCAGTGGGCCAGCAATCATGGCTTTCAGGGACAGCTTGTGCCCCAGCTTGTGGCcccgcagcctcccacaggtACTCACATCTGGGTCATCTTCTCACACTTGCTCCTCTCATCCTTCCGGCAGTGTGGTGGCCAGTCCCCCGCACTAAATCCCCTTGGTTTGCTGTACGTGAGGCGGTCTCTGTTCTCCTGACTACACGGACTGCTGTCGTTCTTGGTCAGAACCTCGGCCTCTGAGGAACGGTCCCTTGAACACGGGAACCCAGGCCGGCTTGAATGACCAGATTGGGCTGGGGCACAGCCATGATCTCACTGCCCCTGGGGGGAAGGGGACCCAGAAGGTGAAAACTGCTATTTGACATCTCTGCTAGTttcaggggtggggtggaggtgcCTCCTGAAGGCAGGGCCTGGAGACCTGCAGGCTGCTGTCCCCAGTCACGGTGACGGGTATGACTGTGACAAATGCTCCGGTGTGGGCTGGATGCTGGGGCTACAGCAGGGTCAGCAGAGACAAAGCTGTAGACTCAGCTCCAGGTACGGGCACAAGGCTGCAGAGTGTCCTCAGCAGCTGGGAACATCCCGGCAGCTGTGGGATGAAACAAGGGACCATGAGACAAGGGACCGGATGAGACAAGCCTGGAGCTCGATCTgcacggggcgggggtgggtggacAATGAGCCTCCACACCCTCGCCAAACTCCAATGGGGAACTTAGGCCACTGGTTTGGAAGGAGCAGCACCCTGAGAATAGCTAAGGGGACATTTGTGTGGACTTGAGCATTCCGAGAAGCCAGCCCCGAGGAAGGAACGATGTGAGTGAATGAGTGGTTGCACGCTCCCTCCTAAGCCCTACCACACCCCAGGTGCACATGCGCAGTCATCCTCTCCTGCCCAGTGGGCCCCCCTGCTCAGCTGTGTATCTTGTAGCTCAGGGCAGAACCCACTTAACCTTCCAAATGAGCAGAGAAGTTACCAGAAGAgttatgtgtgtatttttctctGAGACCATCTATCACGTAGGGTAGATAGTATGACCTAGGACCCTCCAGCCCGGCATCATCTTATAGAAAGGGCAGGGACTGGGTGTGGATCCTGGTGCTCTTGCTGTCCAGCTCTGTGGGCTGTAGCCTAGTGACTCCCCCATtgtgggcctcagtctcctcatctgtaaaacaggccAAAGAACTGGGATCTCATGGCACGGCCATGACAATCAAGCTAGACAAGATTCTGAAGGGCCTTCCTCTTCTTCAGGGTAGCCCTGTAATCCCGAGTGGGAACTAGGAAAACTCCCAATCAGGAATCCCTCCCTCCCTGGACCatagggtggggggcagggagtgggacaGACAGAAACGTGGCCACGTGGCCCTCGAGCGCAGCGCCTGGTTTCCCCCATGGGAGCCTGCCGCCCTCCCTGGAACTAGAAACCCCAGGGAAAGGCTCttcagtggggagaggggcatgtCTAAGAGCAGTAGCTGAGGAGACGTGACAGGACATCACAGCCTCTTCCCGGTAAACCCTGTCCAGCTGCTCCGCTGGCGCCGTGCTGAGCGCATGGCCGTGGCCTCAGGAGGCGGGAGCTGTGACGTGGGAAAGGATGGCAAAGTCCCCAGATCCTGACGCCACTGAGTTCTTGCTGAGAGACCTCAGCTAGGCCCCGAGTGCCTGTCAGAGCCTCGCCTTCCCCACCAGAAAGTGGGGGCTTTGCTGCCCATTTAAGTAAAAGGCTGAACACCAGGGAGCGGGACAGAAGAACGGAGCACGCCTGCGaagcctgccttctcccctccttctcaCACCCATGGCTCCTTAACCTGAACTTCTTTCCTCGTCACTAAAAGGGGGGGCAATGATCCGACTGGAGCaggatggtggggggaggagtcgccccctgccccaccccaagaGCCCGCTGCACAGCTTCTAGAAGCAGTCCTGGAGCCCGCACACTAGGTCACATCTTTTATTGAAATGTATGCCATGCAATCTGTTCAAGAGTTTGAAAAATAACAGAGGGAGCAGGTGTGGAGACCGGCCTCGGCCCAGACACCACCTGGAACAGGTCCTGAGTAGGAAAGGCACATGACTTACCACCTGGCTTGactgggcaagaaaaagaaagccccCAAGCAAGACATGGCAGGAGAGCGCAGGGCCCGTGGGGCAATCTGCTTGCAGGGGGGCCGGGTGGCATCCCCACGTGTCCCCCTGCCCCTGCGGGTGGAAGCGGCCTACGTGACCTGCCTGCCGAGGAAGGGCTCCTGGAGCACCCAGGTTGGGTGCGGACGAGGTGGGAGCGCCACGGAGTAgcaccgggggtgggggtgggagtgggaggtggTATAGGCCGGTGGAGAAGGGCTGGGAGCCCTAGGATCTGTGTCTGCTGCAGACCAGGGTCCCAGCCTTGGAGAGCAGGCTCTGCTGAACACTGGGGCCAGGCAGGCCGGGGCGGTGGGGGCGGTGGGACTTAAGGCAGCCAGAGGTGAGGAGGCTCCAGGTGGCTCTTGCAGGAACTGGGGACAAGCTGTTCCTGGACCCAGGGCTGAGCCATGTCCCCCAAGACCCTGCATGTCTCCTGGTTCAAGTACTGTTTTGTGTGCATGCTGGCCAGGTGTAGTATGTCACATGTGGTTAAGAACACAGGTGCCGGCTGGGACCCACGGAGGACTGAGACAGGGCTGCTCTCTTGAAGCCAGCTGGCTGTCTGCTCTGGTTGGCCCTGCTTGCCCTAGGGGCCTCCCTGGGGTCCTGTGTGCTACTGCTGTGGGATACCCTCCTGTGGCCTGACCGGGAGTGCCCTGGGGCCAAGTGCCCTCCCGGAGCTGGTTTGTGTCACCCTATAGGCCATGGAAGGAAAAAGCACCGGTTTTCTCAGCTACTGGGCAGTTTTCATGACTGAGTCTATGTTTGGCCTTGGGAAGGCTTGTGtggctggggagtgggaggggaaggggccccATAAGCTCCCTGACCCAGGAGTCAGGGGAAGAAGGCCCAGGGCCACTCTTGGACCTACAACCCACTCTTTCCTTGAGCTGTGCCAGAGATGGGACACCCTCAGCCTTTTGGAGGGGACTCAGCAACTGAGTCCCAGAGTTCTTCCTGGCTGCCAGCTACCGGCACAGCAGAGGCCCAGGGGCATTTGTGGCTCCTCACTGTAGCCCTGTGCAAACAGAACTGAGGAGCATGGTGGGCAAGGCGGGGCATGACTTCAGCCCTTGGAGATGGGAATTCTTAGAGGCCAGAGTGGGTCTGGGAGTGAGCACACAGAAGGCTGTGAGGGTGCTGAGGATACTGCCTCTCCAGGGCTCAGGGACCCCTCGCAGACAGGCTGCAGGTACAGCCTGATCCAGCTGTTCCTGCTACTGGGCGGGAAGGGCTCTGTGCAAATGTCTGCCGGGGGCCGCCGAGCTGCAGCGGTCACGGGGAGCTCGGTGCTGAGATTGGGAGCGAAGAGGTGAACGCAATCAGAAAGGGAGGGGTCACTGTGGCAACCAGTtccccccagcacacacactTTCCCAAGCCTGCCCCCAGCCAGAGGCCTGGAGGGGACACGGTACCCCTGGGGATGTGCTGTGAACCAATGTCTCAGCCCCTAAGGGACTCTGACTCCAGGGTCGCCCTCCAGccccacagagaggcaggcatggatTGGAAGGAGGGCATGGGAGGTCAGGACCCTGAGCCCTCCCCAGGTCACAAAGGAGGGGTGCTGGTGTGCACCTCCCAGGCCACGGCCAGGAGAGCTGTCTGggagggaccctgggatcccagccAGGCAACAGGACATGTCGGGCCAGAAGCTAGCCATGAGAGAGAAAGGTGCTCCGATGTCCGATGTCCAAAAAGGAAATCCCACCACATCACTGTTTCTTTCCCTTGGAGGTGAGGACGGTTTTGTTAGGACAGTGTGCCTCCCTCCCACCTGAGCTCCAAAGGGACCTCTGTGAGACAGCCCACCCGCGGGGGACCAAGAGGCCGGTACAAGAGGGGGGTCCCGGGGCTTGGTGCTCCAGTCATGCCTGGGGCTGGCTCCAGGCAGACGGGGCAAACAGGGATGGCGGCCACAGGGCATGGGGACCTCGGACTACCTGCACAGCTGACAGACAAGGGGGCAAGGAATTAAGGGAACAGGTACCAAGGagagaacacccagtgctccctccaCCAGCCCCTCCACTGATGCAGAGACCTACACAGTGTCccgtgcatgtgcatgtgtgcatgtgtgcatgcacatgtgctcGTGTGTGCACGGTTGGGCCGCGGGGGTACGCAATCCACGCATTCCAGGCTTTGCCCCTGAAGGAGGGCTGCCCCGCACCTGGGCCCACCCCCCAGTGCCAGGGTGCagaagctgggggaagggaaggggctggTGGCATCCTCTGGGAAGTTGGCACGCGAGGTTTCTTATTGCTCCTGTCCACTCAGGCAATCCCCTCCTTGCTGCACAAAGGACACAGCCCTAGGTGGTGGCAGAGGGGGCCCCAAATCAGCCCCCCTGCCGATCACAGAGCAGGGAACAGCAGGTGAGACCCAGACCAGCCACAGGGACAGCCCTGGCCACCCTCTGGTCCTGGCTGCTGGCCCCCGCTGGCCTGCCCATGAAAGGTGGGGATGGCCTCGTGAGAAGACAGCCAGTGTGTGCAGAGCGTATTCCTCCGGGATCTCAGCTGCCCGGCTTCCCCTTCACCGCGGTAGCTGGACCACTGCCCGTTGTCGGCTGGCAGCTTCTGGGGGCCACCAAGAAGCGTCCTTACAAAAATAACTCTGAGTCCATCCCCGGTGGGGAGCAGGTTTCCTGAGAGCACACAGAGGGCCGGGGTGAAGGCCGCGAGGAGAGGTCCGGCTTGGAGGGTCCTGCCCCGCGGGGCCGGGGCTATGGCTGGAGGCGCTCCAGGTACTGCGGCAGGGGGTTCTCCTTGACGTACTTCTGGATGTACCAGCACGTGAGATGCGCCTTCAGGTCCTCCTCCACTACAAAGTCCAGAGCAGCCTGGGAGCCGGGGCAGAGAGAGCAGCGGTCAGTGCCTGCAGCCTGCAGCCGGGCCCCGCACAATTTCCCTGGTGCTCCCCTCCAAGGGCGGGAGCTGGCGCCTGCGGGCCGAGGGACATGCTGCTGCTACCCTCCTTTTGCAGtgggggaaaccaaggcacaaagCTGGGATACATTGCCCGTGGCCACACGGCACCGAAGTGGACCAGGGGCCCGGGGAGGGTAGTCTGCTCACAGGCAGCCCAGTGAACCCAGCAGCAGTGTGGGCTCTGTGCGTCTTGAAAGGCATCAAGCAGGCACTAAACCAAAGAAGCCCCAGCCCTGCGCCACATCTGGTCTGCCCTGCACCCCACCCACGAGGCCTGGCAGCCAGCACTCCTGTCCCGTCCGATCTCAGGGCCTCTGTGCTCACAAGGCCTACAATTCTGTTGCCCTCACTCTCCTGTAGCCACTCCTTCGATGCCTTGTCCTAGAACCTTACCCTCTGGCTGGGTCAGGGGTGCCCCAGGGCTCCCTGCACCTAGCAGAGGTCACACTTGGGTATGACAAGGTTCGCACAGGCGCTCAGGGGCGGAGGGCCGTGATGAGGATACCACCATGTGGCCTTCATCATACCTGTGGCTGTTCTCATCATAGACAGCGAGGGCAAGCTCAGGGTACCCCCTGCCCTGGTGTCTTGCAGGATGTCCTACACACAGTTGGCGTTTAGTAAGTGCTTGCTGAAACAAAGTGGAGGACGGCCTGGGTGGGGTTGGCTGGTCTAATGAGAGGGGAGcggcatttactgagcacctactggggACCCTGTGCTTACATGCTGGCCAGTTTGAACCTCCAGCTCCACACGCCCGAGCAGGCCTTGTTGCGTCTCACCATGCACACCCCGTCTCAGGGCTCACAACCTGAGACCCTCAAAAGACAAGATTCCAGGCTattctcccatttcacagaagaagaaacagaaggccCCAGGAGGCAGCAGAGGCCACACGGTAAATACCTTTGTGCCCTGGCAAGCAGGACTCAGGGGAGACATGGATAGGGGTGTCTGGTAGATCCCACAGCTGGCCAAGGCTCCCCAGAGTCAGAGAGAGGTGCACGCAGCTTCACGGCCCGCCCCCCCTCTCCCCAGGTCAGTAACTCTGAGTTTCCTGAGTTACGATCCccagagagcagcagagaggCTGGGCCCTGCTTCAAGGAAGAGCACAGCTATGTCTGCCGCACCCTGGCGGCCGGGGGCGCAGCTACAGGAgggcaggggggagaggggagaggacgGATGaggcccgaggtgggggtggaCGTGggtagagcaggcagagggaagaacagGGGCCTGGAGCAGCCCTCAGTGCCATGCACGGAAGGCCATTCTCTGTCACCTTCCCCGCATTAAGCCCACACCCGCTCTCCAGCCAGCCTGGGTTTTGGGGATGGAGGGCTCAGGGGCGAGAACCGGGACGCAAGCCACTGTACTTGGACATTCCTTTATGAGGTCGTTCTATTGGGGTTTAATGAGCACCTATTACTCATGTGCCAAGCCCTGGCCAGTGAGCTCCTGACATCCAGGAGGTGTCTGCAGCCCTGGAGGCTTAGCCCTACGGAACCCAAGGCCTGGGCCCACAATGGCTGCCCCCTGCTGCGGAggagcaggggcggggagggcagagTGTGCCACCAGCAGCTGCCCATTCGCAGCTGTAACATGTGGACAAGCTGGCACCGTCGTCAGCATTCCAGCCATGACACAGACCCGGGTCAGCCCCCAGGGCCATGGTTTCGCCGCATGTGggggcagccccctccccccagcctacCTTAGCCAGGTGCTTGGCGATGCCACGCCCGCGGTAGGCGTCAGGGACCTCAGTGTGCTGCAGGTCCACAATCCGCTTGCCCACATACTCGTAGAGCAGGACGGCCCGGTCATGACATCCTGCGGAGGGACCATGGTAAACAGGTGAGGCCCAGCACATGCTCGGGGCTTAAGGCAGGCAAATAGAGGGACCGGTGTTTGGGGCCAGGCTGCCAGTGTTGGACCTAGaatgacctctctgtgcctcagtttcctcatccataaagtgGGGGATATAATAACGCAACCCCCATTGTGTTTAGAACACTGAGGTCATCTCTGCACAATGTTAAGATTAGTGCCTAGAGCACGTTGGCCTTTGCTGTTGTAATTACCATCGGGCCCTTCACCCCTGTATCCAACCATTCCTTTCAACAGCTGTTTACGGAGCCTCAGGCACTGTTTCAGATACTGGGACTCAGAGGCAAACAAGCCAGACCAAGAGCCTTGCCCTCATGGAACTGACTAGAAGGGGAGATAGagaacaaacaagaaaagcaaGTTAATGCGCAGTGTGGCCccgggtggggcaggggtggagggagtgcTGGCTAGaaacaggaaggagcagagggagttaGCCACGGGATGTCTGGGGGAACCCTGTTTTGTCAGGGGgaatagccagtgcaaaggccctgaggcaggagtgggTCAGATGTGTTTGAGGGACAGGGAAGAGGCTGGGGTGGCTGGAGCAGTATGGGCaaaggggaaggcaggggagaggagggcaaGGAGGTGACAGGAGCTGGTGCTGTAGAGATGGGAAGTCattgtgagcagggagccagaagagggccctgggcaggggagggacagaaggtgaCTCAGGATTTCAAGGGATCCCTCTGGCCCCCCTGAGGGCAGACCCAGGGCAGGCACAGGAAGACCAATGAGACAGCTGATACACTAGCCCAGGTGAGTGATGACGGGAACCCAGTCACAGGCAGAGGCACTGGGGTTCAGGCAGGCATCAGACTCAGATGGTGCTGTGACGGTGTAGCCGGCAGGATCTGCCGGGGACACCTGGACATGGCAAGTGAGAAAGAGCTCAGGACAACTCCCTGGTTTATGACTGCAGGCCACTATAAGTGtatgaaggaaaaagtaaagtGGGTTGGGGTGACACAGGGCCATTTAGCCAGAGGCAGTCCAGGGAGATCCCTCCATGAAAACCTCGGGAGTTGGGGGGTGCCTGAGAAAGGGGCAGGCTGAGGACAGGGTTTGTAGAAAGGCCCTGAGGTTAGAAAACACAATTCATTGGCtctaaaagaaaacaaggcaatgccaagtgtctttttaaatgcaaatagtcTTTCACATGTTTCGACTTTAAAGCTTCCTAGAGTTTGCTCCTGAGTGCTGCCTGAGCTCCCAGCCTATGTCGAGCGTGGAAGGCTGACAGGCCAAGAGAGATCAATGACCAGACCAGGGCCTTACAGCAAATCGGACAGGTCAACAGGCTCCCATCCCATGCGGGAGGCTTTCTGTCTCTCCCCAAAGCTCCAGGAGCAGGCTACAATTCATCTTCCCATTTCCAGATGGGAAACTGAGCTCCAGAGATCCAAGGGTGACCATGAGTCCCAGGTGAAGCCGGTACCCAGGCCTCCTGACCCTCAGCCTGGTTCTCTTTCTGCCCCACCTCAACaagcctcctctcccctgcctccaggCCTTTGCCTCCACgcttcttctgcctggaatgccctttccCCTTCTTGGCCCCAGTCCCGCCTCCTCCCCAGTGTCTCCTCCTGAGGTCCCCACTATGGCTCTGCATTGGCCTCCGCTGCTACTACCTGCCCAGCTGTGTCGCATGGGACTTGGATCCCGCATCTGTACCAGGGCACGAATTCAGCTCACCCAGCACAGGAGAGCAGAGATCAGGAGGCTATTTTCAGCCTGAGCTGGTCACCAGTCCCGGAAGGAGCTGCTGCCTGACTGGCGTGGCCATTTAAGGACCCCCAAATCCAGCGAGGGCCTAATGGATGGCAGGCAAGGTTCAGAGTGCTGTGCCTGCAGTCCGTGAAGAAAACGGCCTCCCCTTTCTTAATGGAGAAAGCCGGACAAACAATACCCTCCTAATAACAGAACTTTGAAGGTGTTAAGCTGGAATAGAGCAGAGAAGGCAAATCCTATCTTAAATGGAGTCTACAGGGAGGCC
This region of Mustela lutreola isolate mMusLut2 chromosome 15, mMusLut2.pri, whole genome shotgun sequence genomic DNA includes:
- the NATD1 gene encoding protein NATD1; its protein translation is MAHSAAAVPLGALEQGCPIRVEHDRRRRQFTVRLNGCHDRAVLLYEYVGKRIVDLQHTEVPDAYRGRGIAKHLAKAALDFVVEEDLKAHLTCWYIQKYVKENPLPQYLERLQP